One Ictalurus punctatus breed USDA103 chromosome 10, Coco_2.0, whole genome shotgun sequence genomic region harbors:
- the tbce gene encoding tubulin-specific chaperone E, with amino-acid sequence MKIQGQDQHTMEQVPEDAVGRQVLCDGERATVRYVGTVPPTTGLWLGVEWDNPERGKHDGSHEEVRYFTCSHPTGGSFVRPKKASFGVDYLSAVKQRYEMELQDAIGDEVTISTKTVKMVGFESIVEKQRLENLTEIALMNCGVSGPGPENEIRKNTPNVVSLDLSGNLLSSWEVVAAITEQLEELQVLYLSHNRLRISSNPSNMSHAFSHLRVLMLNGCAITWSQVLQCAPMWPQIEELVLKDNDITELKRPVDVLQGLKVLDLSNNNLTQGSVLQLSHLPRLEKLNLCSTGLSDIQFNDTLPGTKTSAFPALKILLLDDNKITEWAVVNELDKLRALVQLSCCRNPLMDSEKNRETTWQLLIARISQLEILNRSQVLQVDRRGAELDYCKKFGRAWLQAGGHRDPTLNRPSAEFIAQHPRYLTLIQKYGAPDEAELKEQKPFALKDQLLTITFECPEDTERKSIQKKLPDSMIVQKVKGLLCRLLKLPGAELQLTYTSSKVAGKEIAIENDLKPLQFYSIEDGDRILVRWS; translated from the exons ATGAAGATTCAAGGGCAGGACCAACACACGATGGAGCAGGTGCCTGAGGATGCTGTGGGCAGGCAGGTGTTGTGTGATGGAGAACGGGCCACGGTGCGATACGTCGGGACAGTTCCGCCTACCACAG gATTGTGGCTTGGTGTGGAGTGGGACAATCCAGAGAGAGGTAAACACGACGGAAGTCATGAAGAAGTTCGATACTTCACGTGCAG TCACCCAACAGGTGGCTCGTTCGTGCGACCTAAAAAAGCCAGCTTTGGTGTGGACTACCTGTCTGCAGTAAAGCAGCGCTATGAGATGGAGCTGCAGGACGCCATTGGAGACGAGGTAACGATTTCCACCAAGACTGTGAAGATGGTCGGCTTTGAGTCCATTGTAGAAAAACAGAG attGGAGAATCTAACAGAGATCGCTCTCATGAACTGTGGAGTGTCAGGTCCAGGACCTGAAAATGAAATCAGGAAAAACACACCCA ATGTAGTTTCTTTGGATCTGTCTGGAAATCTTCTGAGCTCGTGGGAGGTTGTAGCAGCAATTACAGAGCAGCTAGAGGAACTGCAGGTACTCTATCTCAG CCATAATCGACTAAGGATTTCCTCGAACCCGTCCAACATGAGCCACGCCTTCTCCCATCTAAGAGTCCTGATGCTTAACGGCTGTGCTATCACCTGGTCTCAG GTGCTCCAGTGTGCCCCCATGTGGCCACAAATAGAAGAGCTTGTTCTCAAGGATAATGATATAACTGAACTAAAAAG GCCTGTAGATGTGCTGCAaggtttgaaggttcttgacTTGTCCAACAACAATTTAACACAGGGAAGTGTACTACAGTTATCACATCTACCCAG GTTGGAGAAGCTGAACCTCTGCAGCACAGGACTGTCTGACATTCAGTTCAATGACACATTACCAG GCACCAAGACTTCAGCGTTCCCTGCACTGAAGATTCTTTTGCTTGATGATAATAAAATTACTGAG TGGGCTGTTGTTAATGAGCTGGATAAGCTGAGGGCTTTGGTGCAGTTATCCTGCTGTCGAAACCCATTGATGGATTCGGAGAAGAACCGAGAGACAACTTGGCAGCTCCTCATCGCCCGCATCAGCCAGCTGGAGATACTCAACAGGAGTCAG GTGCTGCAGGTGGATAGAAGAGGCGCTGAGCTAGATTACTGTAAGAAGTTTGGTCGTGCTTGGCTGCAGGCTGGAGGCCACAGAGATCCGACACTGAACCGACCCAGTGCAGAGTTTATAGCACAGCACCCTCGCTACTTGACGCTTATCCAGA AATATGGTGCACCTGATGAAGCTGAGCTGAAGGAGCAGAAACCGTTTGCTCTGAAAGACCAGCTTCTGA CGATTACGTTCGAGTGTCCTGAGGACACAGAGAGGAAATCCATACAGAAGAAGCTTCCAG ACTCGATGATCGTTCAGAAAGTGAAGGGGCTGCTGTGTAGATTATTGAAACTACCAGGTGCTGAGCTACAGCTCACCTACACCAGCTCAAAG GTGGCAGGTAAAGAGATCGCAATTGAAAATGACCTGAAGCCACTGCAGTTCTACTCGATAGAAGATGGGGACAGAATTCTGGTGCGCTGGTCCTGA